Below is a window of Drosophila miranda strain MSH22 chromosome 3, D.miranda_PacBio2.1, whole genome shotgun sequence DNA.
CCATGATTGatcatccatccatccaccaATTGGATGGCAATTATGCATGCATGTTTGCAGATTCGGTTTAAGATTCGAATCCGACAGACAACGGTGCGTATGCGTGACGGGTATGGGCATGGGAATTGGGTAAAGGTTGCTAATTCTCTCAGGAGTGGAGGCTAAGGCGGTTTGATCACACTAAAAAGTAGATTCGGTATTTTTTCGGACTAGCATCCATTCAATTCATGCAGAAAAGCAAATCAAATTCTAGATCATAAATATGAGGAAGCAGCTTACTCTAATCTCAACTGCTCAGATCAGAGCCATTCCCAGCTCTGTTGTGACCCGCAATATCATTAACTCTGGCACATCCATCATCCGAGAGATTCGCAATTCATATGCACAGCGGGAGGTTCTATGGGGCAGGGGTCTCAGCCGAGTCGCTCCCACTCTTGCAGCCGCACAGCGCATTCCCCAGCGCGGCGAATCTTCACACTTTGGCCATTAATTTGTCCAGAGTTTCCCAACATATCAGTGCTCATCTGCTTGACCAACCCAAGTGCCTGCCCCTGCCggtgccctgccctgccctgctgCGCTCCCACTTAATGtactttttatttaaattcGCTGCTAGACAAAAGAGGCAACCATTCGGCTGCGCTCGACTCTGGCGGCGAATTCTTAGCAACAATTTGCTGCTCCAATTAAGCTCCAACAAGCTCTGCtcctgctgccactgccgttTCATCGTCTTCTGCTTCTTCTGGCCAAGCGTGAGTACATTCATCATGCGGTGATTTATGGCGCCCACGCCACTGCCATCGCCATCGACGCATGTGCTCACGTTTTTCCACAGcgaaaagaagcagcagcagccgtagCTGCGCGTGTGGGCAGCTCCTCACTATCCCACTATCCAGcaccatctccatctccagcccCAGCACCAGCATTGTTATGCTCTGTTAGCCATTTTAGAAGCGTGTGGAAATTAAACGATGTGGCAAGACTCCAACAAATTGCTGCTGTGGGCGTTGGaggtgcaacagcagcagtagcagcagtagcagcggcagcagcagtggcggACTCCTCTCTGGAGTTCCGCTTGGAGCAGGTGCCAAAATCAAACCATATTAACCACATAAAACATAAATGAAGAAACCAAAGAATCCACCATCCAAATGCACACACTCCAATGAGTTTATTAAGCTGCCACCAGAAGCCGCAGCATCCAAAGCGAAGAAGCTGCAACAGCCAAAGAGAAGTAGCTGCAGCTGCTGGCGTGGCGCAGCCCGGCTCTGCTCGGCTGCGGCACACCGTTTGAGGCTGTCAGATGAGAGGCATGTTGAGTGTTTTAATTACTCGTACAGCCAGTGCGATCACTggttgccactgccaccaaCTGGCAACTGGCAACTGTATCTGAATTTGTTTGATTTACGCGTGGTCATTAGCCATTGCCAAGTGGTCTCCGATCTCCGGTCTCTGGTttctggtctctggtctggGCTCTTTGGTCCGCCTGTCGCGAAATGTCAAAAGGTTAATTGGATTGTGGCAGCCGTGGCAGCATGAAGCTGCAGCAGAAGCCGGACGCAGTTAAGAATCTCGTCGAGCATGGAATGCCGGTTCAGTGGAAGAATGGATACTTGGAGGGGCCTCCATTTCCATTGAACGGCCGCGAATGGTCAATGGTGAAGGAAAGGAACTGCACTTAAGTATGGCAATTTATTTCAAGGAAGTTCTCTATAGCTATAAATCGGTGTTGGTGTTTCTGTGGACATTCTCGGTGCACTGCCAATCAGGTAAAGTTTATTTCATATCTATTGTTATGTTTTATTAAAGGTTCCAAAAGTGTGCATTTACAGCAAAAGAGTTTTACGAAACAATCTTTTGGACAATCTTTGTGGATTTTCGGTTTTTGTGGTGCCGCAAATACACTTGTGACAGTGAGATATtacaggagtctggatacaaaatctggttgctctagctcttgtaGTTTCTGAGACATGGCTATATCGTCTCGaatattgatgctgatcaagaatatttcCTTTCAGCTACAACACCTACACATCTTGTCAGATAGGGGACGTGCCATGGAGCATAAAGACCCCCTGGATCCTAGACGAAGAAGAGGACTTTTTTCTCGATTCCGTAATCAAAACTTGTTTGGGGCCTTATCCCAAAGTCGGCAACCGCCATCTCATCAGCAATCGTCGCTTGTCGAAATCAAATCCAATCACCGCCGCTAATGCTCGCCAGACATGCAAGATCTGGGAGATGAGTTCATTTTGGTTGCCACTTCATACAACGGACAGCCTGGGAAGCCGGGCCGCCTTCCTCCGTCGACGTCCACTAAGATTTTGATGGATGACAGCGCCCACCCGATCGGCAGCTTCACACATTGAGTTATCGCGGGGTCTATCTCTATCTACCCGTACCAGACGCTTTTGGATATGCATTAAATATGAGATGGATGTCGTTGTCTTGGGACGTTCCGATAGCTTAAGTGACAGCCGAATTGTTGTAGTTGCTGCAGATGATACACCTACCTATCCACCTACCTGAGCACaatctcgctctctctctctctggtccCCACTTCATCTCCATCTCATGGATTCCTCGCTCCTCTTTTATGGTTCGTAACTGTAGTCGATTAAAATTCCTCAAAAATGTTGAATGTTAATCGCTCATTGTTTAAGGGGGCGcacaaaattaaattgtttgcTTTTTGCGAATTTGACATATAGCAgatgttgctgttgtcgcTGTCGCCTTTCAAGCtgccgccgccgtcgccgcaaAGAACTGAGTGCATTTTGaatgtactcgtactcgtagtttCTGCTGTGGTTGCTGCATTTTTAATTGCATTCCCCGCCCGCCGATGCCGATGGCAATCAAACAAAGACAAGTTAATTAAAACCTCGCCTAGAGCGGGGGAGATATTACAGCTCCTAGGATACAGTCCCAAAGATAGAGAACACTGCCAGCTCTTCCATATAAAATTGTTTTATAAAAGAATcgtttcaaaaaaaaaaaaacagagtGTTTGTTAAAAGTTAGCATTGAACCAATTGTGGAAGGAATGTTAAAGATTGAGTGGTTTGGAGGTGTCAGTATTCGCCGTTTCCATACTGTTTGATCTTGAGCAGGTCGCAGGAGAACTGGAAGAACTGCTCGCACTTGGCTGGTTTCTTGGCGTCGGGATGGAAGGGACCCTTGCCGCCGTTGCTCAGATAGGTGCCCCCCTGGCCCTCGATCGAGGGATCTATGGCCGCAAACACGACCGTGCGGGAACCCCGCTCCGGCGTCTTGAAGAAGAGCTTCTTGAACATTGGCACCGATGTGGTGGCCGAGTGCTCGAACAGATCCGTGTCCACAATGCCCGGATGCACCACATTCACCTGCACGTGCGACTTCTCTGCATCGAGCAGTGTCTGCAGGTGGCGGGTGTACAGGATTTGAGCCAGTTTTGACTGGCTGTAGGCAGCTCCCGGATAGTATTGCTTGCTGTGGAGGACAAAAAAAACACCATGTGAGTGGACATCCAGCAAGTTTGGGATGATTCACTCACTTTCCGTTGATGTCCTTGTAGTTGATGCGTCCAATGAGGTTTACGCAGGAGCTCACATTTACGATCCTCGCATTCTTTCCCTCCTTGCCCGCCGCCTTCAGTCGGGGCAGCAGCAGGTGACTGAGCAGGAAGTGGCCCAAGTAGTTCGTGGCAAAGTGCGACTCGTAGCCATCGGCGGTGAGCCTGAAGGGGGCGAACATAATGCCGGCATTGTTCAGCAGCAGATCGACCTTAGTGTACCGTTCCTTGATGCGCTGGGCGAAGGCCTGCACTGATTTCAGATCGCCAACGTCGAGCTGCTCGCAGATCAGCTTGCCCTTGGTCGCTTTCAGATCGACTATCGCTCCGACGGCGGCTTCAGCGCTTTTGGGATCGCGAACACCTGTATATGATATAAATTAATACAATTATTGAGGATGGAAATGGAGTCCAGAGTCTTTTCTATCGCGTTTTTAAGGAGAAAAGTATGTTATTCCTTGAATGAATACATTATTGGTCCCACCCTGGTCCCTGGTCACCCTCCTGGGCCACCCCCCGCATGCATTGTAAGCGGAAGGCCACCTTGGAATCTGAACCAACCAAACTCTTCTCTGCCATGATAGATAGCTCTATCTCTTTCTTTCGAGCTAAATTCGACCAATATCTTCTTCTACCCGAAATTGGACATGTAAAAAAGGTCTAAGATTCGACAAAGTAATTCTACACGGTAACTACACAGGGGAGACACCTAGCGACGAAACATGTAGTGTAGATTTCATGTATCATGTAAAAAGTAAATTTACCGACCAACACCAGCGATCAGCTGTCGCGATTTATCGAAGCACCGCCATCTCAATTGGATTTGTGGGGCAGATTTCCGCCCTGCCTCAGCCCCCAGACCAATCTCATGGGGCTTGTACTTTGTATTCCATAAACGGCGATCTGGGATCCGATCGTGATCGGAGTTGGGAGTTGATAAGGTAGATAAAGAACTCATGAGCATGTGTCACGTTTTGCCGAGCGGATGGACAAGGCTGGGGACAGTCTTTCGATTCATTTTCTCCTTTGGAATTGTCCATTCCTCGCACGTGCATTGTTGTCGCATTAAATGTTTTCAGAATATATAATTATTCACTCGAAACCATCTGATTGATGGTCATGTCTAGCACCAGTTCCCATCCTACTGGGCACAAAGATCGAATTGGTCAACACTTACCCATGACGACAGTCATGTCGCAGGCCAGCAGCTTCTCCACAATCCGCAGTCCGATGCCGCGGTTGCCTCCAGTGATGACAGCGATGCGGTCCGGCTGCTTATAAAGTGCTTAAATGGATAATGTTCACAATTAATTTCAGTTTGATAAGCATCTTAATATTAAGATTATCACTGCTTACCCACACGATCTCGCGCCGCATACTGAGCGTCGTGGATGAGGCCCACAATGCCCAAATACTGATACCGGAACTCCGTCTTCCACTCGAACCATGACTTGGGGAACTCCTTGGTCGTCTTCGAGAAGAGGAAGCCACACAGCAGCAGGCCCACGAAGAAGAGCCAAAATAACGCGATCAGCATGTTTCCTAAGGGAAAGAATTTCCTGATAACGATTAGAAGAGCTACGTCTGCGAGCAAAGGTCGTGGTGGCGATGATAAGTACAGCCATGTCGGCTTGACACACGGCCGATTTCCCATTAGCCAGTGCCTTTACTAGGGCAATTATCAATATTGACGAGTCAATTCGACTCGAGTGCACTTTGCGAAACTCTTAACCTGAGTCAGCAACAATTTCACGAGCCATACGGTAAGGTAAGGGTATATCTATCTGCTATGAGAGTGGTTTTTCTTGTGAGGCATATTTTTGTCTTTATCTTCATTCTTTGCGATCCACAAAATGTGTTTGGAAATTAATACTTAATCGATTGGTGGTAGATAATAATGCCAGCCAGAGTACCCAACCTTCTTCGTAGCTCTCTTGCTGCTTTTTCACCTGGGCTTTGTCATATTTGCCGAGCAATTGGGCACGATTTGTTAGTTCTGTACATCAATGGAGCCCGACTCATTGCATCTTTACATCTTTACAGGTATaggtacgagtatatatgttTGTGTCTTAATATTTACGATGCAAGTTGCACTTTGACTGCAGTTAGGCGACAGGCGTAATTGTTAAGCCAGGTGGGAGCGCAATTAAATTAATTAGTGATAGCTAGAGAGATACTATAGTATTTACTCGTAATGCCAGGGACTTTGCCGCAGGTAGAAGGTAGAGCATCGGTGAGAGAACCGAACTGTTTTTGTCTGTGATTGTGTGTGTGAATGCTCGTAAAATGCAAATTAAAAAACCAAACAGCGGTAACAGAAACGACAAAGAATAAAAGTTGAAGAACCCGCGCCAGAGCCAGACacagagccaaagccaaagccaaagctaGCTGTAGAGATAGCCAATGATCGGGGCCAAAAGAGTGAATACTCGTATGGGGCCAGAGCCGAAAAAAGAAGCGCTAAGCAGAGGGGGCCCATCGACCTGTCTACGTATGACTCTGACTCTCTACGAACGTGCGTCTCTGGTTGTCGACTCTTTCCGTGACTTCCGTCAACAAAACGCAAAAGCTTAGCAGTTttattgttgctgtttctgcttTTAATTTGGTTGCAACTTGGATTGTTAACTTTCTATTTCCTTGGTTGCTAATGCCGTGGCCGTTGCCGTTCCCTCTGCGGTTCACGTAGTGTCTTCTCTGTCGAAACTAAAGGAAGTGCACTTGCCTAGTAAATAGCGAAACGTGTCTATGCTAATATTGACACCCTTTTATTCAATTAAAGGTTGGGTTTGGCTACCTTGAAGATTTCAATTTCTATCAACTGATTTCGAGAACCGGTTTCCGCACTGGCCCTTGGAGTCACAACCGCACCGCGAGAAATTCAAAAGCGAACTGTGAGCTTTAAATGCGCGCCTTTCAGTATAGAACTTGATTCGTCTGTCACATTATTTTTTTGTGGGCCGACAACAGGTGTTTATGTAGGTGCCGGCTGCTGGGGCCGCAAAACAGCTGATGACAGGTCTTAATCCGGGTCCCCACTGA
It encodes the following:
- the LOC117185791 gene encoding dehydrogenase/reductase SDR family member on chromosome X-like, which gives rise to MLIALFWLFFVGLLLCGFLFSKTTKEFPKSWFEWKTEFRYQYLGIVGLIHDAQYAARDRVALYKQPDRIAVITGGNRGIGLRIVEKLLACDMTVVMGVRDPKSAEAAVGAIVDLKATKGKLICEQLDVGDLKSVQAFAQRIKERYTKVDLLLNNAGIMFAPFRLTADGYESHFATNYLGHFLLSHLLLPRLKAAGKEGKNARIVNVSSCVNLIGRINYKDINGNKQYYPGAAYSQSKLAQILYTRHLQTLLDAEKSHVQVNVVHPGIVDTDLFEHSATTSVPMFKKLFFKTPERGSRTVVFAAIDPSIEGQGGTYLSNGGKGPFHPDAKKPAKCEQFFQFSCDLLKIKQYGNGEY